The proteins below come from a single Faecalibaculum rodentium genomic window:
- a CDS encoding FeoA family protein, producing MYAEKDRPMTVCRISGPLKVRSHLADLGFSPQSLVTVKQEIAGNLIVEVKGSRLALDASMARRIMVQEAQA from the coding sequence ATGTATGCAGAAAAAGACAGACCCATGACAGTCTGCCGGATATCCGGGCCGCTCAAGGTGCGCAGCCACCTGGCGGATCTGGGCTTTTCCCCTCAGTCTCTGGTGACCGTCAAGCAGGAAATTGCCGGAAATCTTATTGTGGAGGTCAAGGGCAGCCGCCTGGCACTGGACGCTTCCATGGCCAGAAGGATCATGGTCCAGGAGGCACAGGCATGA
- the rplT gene encoding 50S ribosomal protein L20: protein MARVKGGTVSRRRRKRVLKLAKGYFGSKHTLYKTANEQVMHSFKYAYNDRRKLKGNMRKIWIARINAAARMNDMSYNKLMHGLKLADIQINRKMLSEMAIHDAEGFTKVCDEAKAALEKA from the coding sequence ATGGCACGAGTAAAAGGCGGAACTGTATCCCGCAGAAGAAGAAAAAGAGTCCTGAAGCTGGCCAAAGGCTACTTCGGCTCTAAGCACACACTGTACAAAACTGCCAATGAGCAGGTCATGCATTCTTTCAAGTATGCATACAATGACCGTCGCAAGCTCAAGGGCAACATGCGCAAAATCTGGATCGCGCGTATCAACGCTGCAGCCCGCATGAACGACATGAGCTACAACAAGCTGATGCACGGTCTGAAGCTGGCTGACATCCAGATCAACCGCAAGATGCTGTCCGAAATGGCCATCCACGACGCAGAAGGCTTCACGAAGGTCTGCGACGAGGCAAAGGCTGCTCTGGAAAAGGCGTAA
- the rpmI gene encoding 50S ribosomal protein L35, which yields MPKMKSHRGLNKRVKKTGSGKLKRHHAYTSHRFHGKTKKQRRHLAKSGLVNPTDYKRIKSLLVK from the coding sequence ATGCCTAAGATGAAGAGCCACCGCGGACTGAACAAGCGGGTCAAAAAGACCGGGTCCGGCAAACTGAAGCGTCACCACGCATACACATCCCACCGTTTCCACGGCAAGACCAAGAAACAGCGCCGTCACCTGGCCAAGAGCGGTCTGGTAAACCCGACGGATTACAAGCGCATCAAGTCGCTGCTGGTGAAATAA
- the infC gene encoding translation initiation factor IF-3: protein MFNEKIPFREVLVIDADGNQLGVMPRREALEIAYRQNLDLLCVAPKARPAVCKVLDYGRYHFEQQKKAKESKRKQHTVELKALRLSPVVDTHDFETKVKQAKKWLGSGMKVKVDMRFRGRMMTRQEVGRQIMNQFLDELAKDEEIGYLIEKRPSMEGNTMSLILAPKKKKTTDKQGGTDNA, encoded by the coding sequence ATGTTCAATGAAAAGATTCCCTTCAGAGAAGTACTCGTAATCGACGCAGATGGAAATCAGCTGGGGGTCATGCCCCGCAGGGAGGCGCTGGAAATCGCCTACCGCCAGAACCTGGATCTGCTGTGCGTTGCCCCGAAGGCGCGTCCGGCGGTCTGCAAGGTCCTCGATTACGGACGCTATCACTTCGAACAGCAGAAAAAAGCCAAAGAGTCAAAACGCAAGCAGCACACTGTCGAACTGAAAGCTCTCCGTCTGTCTCCGGTCGTGGACACCCATGACTTTGAAACCAAGGTGAAGCAGGCGAAAAAATGGCTGGGATCGGGCATGAAGGTCAAGGTTGATATGCGGTTCCGTGGCCGGATGATGACACGTCAGGAGGTTGGACGGCAGATCATGAACCAGTTCCTGGATGAACTGGCGAAGGATGAAGAGATCGGGTATCTGATCGAGAAGCGTCCGTCCATGGAGGGGAACACCATGTCCCTGATCCTGGCGCCCAAGAAGAAAAAAACAACGGATAAGCAAGGAGGAACTGACAATGCCTAA
- a CDS encoding homocysteine S-methyltransferase family protein has translation MAQELPRLFDGAMGTLYAQSTGMSSDLVEAANATNPEAIRSIHGRYLEAGAQCLLTNTFALPLVESEMTLPLVSAAVNNARVAMAEAGCTVPLYASLGPADPGHPERMLSLVDAFAACGVNRFLFETQAELAPLRPAIDRIRETVPGAQIVVSFAVEADGLTRAGLEVQPLFEEATPLVDGLGLNCLQGPAGMVKLVESLHWDRPLVVRPNAGSPSVTGHRMTFTAQPDYFAQVLAPLYARGISVGGCCGTTPEHIQALSRSLDQADWQQDDLPEPEKDAGFVKRCPDNALMALFERESKPIFVEADPPATDDVLPWLAAVKRLKNAGADVITVSDNPVGRPRADSCMLSALAASQEDMLMLPHIACRDKNRNAIRSLVTGLSAFGVHQCLVVTGDPVCEEDRSEVRQVYNFNSRRLAAYIQVLNETVLQTPMCVMGALNVNARNFDIQLRLAKEKIANGVQVLLTQPVLSERGLENLKRAHEELDCRILAGIFPVVSERNALYLQNEVSGIELDERIPGLYAGLNREESEDLALRLSLDVMRAVDAYCDGWYIMMPFRRTQLVARIMGAATDTDMG, from the coding sequence ATGGCACAAGAACTGCCGCGGCTGTTTGACGGGGCAATGGGTACGCTGTATGCACAGTCAACAGGGATGTCGAGTGATCTGGTGGAGGCGGCGAATGCCACGAACCCGGAGGCGATCCGCTCGATTCATGGCAGATACCTGGAGGCGGGCGCACAGTGCCTGTTGACAAATACCTTTGCCCTGCCGCTGGTGGAGTCTGAAATGACCCTGCCCCTGGTATCGGCGGCGGTGAACAATGCGCGGGTGGCCATGGCAGAAGCAGGATGCACGGTGCCGCTCTATGCGAGTCTGGGTCCGGCGGATCCGGGGCATCCGGAACGGATGCTGTCACTGGTGGATGCCTTTGCGGCGTGCGGTGTAAACCGGTTCCTGTTCGAGACACAGGCCGAGTTGGCTCCGCTTCGTCCGGCGATTGACCGGATCCGCGAGACGGTTCCTGGGGCGCAGATCGTTGTCAGCTTCGCGGTGGAAGCAGATGGGCTCACCCGGGCGGGTCTGGAAGTGCAGCCCCTGTTTGAGGAAGCCACGCCGCTGGTGGATGGCCTGGGCCTCAACTGTCTGCAGGGACCGGCCGGGATGGTGAAACTCGTGGAGTCTTTGCATTGGGACAGGCCTCTGGTGGTGCGGCCCAATGCAGGGAGCCCGTCGGTGACCGGCCACCGGATGACCTTCACGGCTCAGCCGGACTACTTTGCTCAGGTCCTTGCCCCGCTTTATGCCAGGGGCATTTCTGTGGGTGGCTGCTGTGGCACCACACCGGAGCACATTCAGGCCCTGTCGCGGTCTCTGGACCAGGCGGACTGGCAGCAGGATGATCTGCCGGAACCGGAGAAGGATGCCGGCTTTGTGAAGCGCTGTCCGGACAACGCCCTCATGGCGCTGTTTGAAAGAGAGAGCAAACCGATATTTGTGGAAGCCGATCCCCCTGCCACGGATGATGTCCTGCCGTGGCTGGCGGCTGTCAAGCGCCTGAAAAACGCCGGAGCGGATGTGATCACGGTATCGGACAACCCCGTCGGAAGACCCAGGGCGGATTCGTGCATGCTGTCGGCCCTGGCCGCAAGTCAGGAAGACATGCTCATGCTGCCGCACATTGCGTGCCGCGACAAGAACCGCAACGCGATCCGCAGCCTGGTGACAGGACTGTCGGCCTTCGGGGTCCATCAGTGTCTGGTGGTGACGGGGGATCCGGTGTGCGAGGAAGACCGCAGCGAGGTACGCCAGGTGTACAATTTCAACTCCCGGCGCCTGGCTGCATACATTCAGGTCCTGAACGAAACCGTCCTGCAGACGCCGATGTGCGTGATGGGGGCACTGAATGTGAATGCCCGGAATTTCGACATCCAGCTGCGGCTGGCGAAGGAGAAAATCGCCAATGGGGTGCAGGTGCTGCTGACACAGCCGGTGCTGTCTGAACGGGGACTGGAAAACCTGAAGCGGGCGCATGAGGAACTGGACTGCCGGATCCTGGCAGGGATATTCCCGGTGGTGAGCGAACGCAACGCTCTGTACCTGCAAAACGAAGTGTCGGGCATCGAGCTGGATGAGCGGATCCCCGGGCTGTATGCGGGCCTGAATCGTGAAGAATCCGAGGACCTGGCGCTCAGGCTGAGTCTGGATGTGATGCGGGCAGTGGATGCGTATTGTGACGGCTGGTACATCATGATGCCCTTTCGGCGTACACAGCTGGTGGCCCGGATCATGGGGGCTGCCACTGACACAGACATGGGATGA